The Desulfohalovibrio reitneri genome contains a region encoding:
- a CDS encoding ATP-binding protein, whose product MKRRISPLFQRTLLLTILLFGVIAVSISVLSAWSLHRNMTEEYISKGEAIAQSIATSSVEVLLNRDASTAQAMVDQYLEIHGTAYVLVSDASGRPIAHTFVPRVPPSVERLRPSPKGFTVTDIKTAEGSYIDVSKPILAGVAGTVHVGMDRGLIHEYILDAVARQQALLLAIMAVAIVALYLGVRRVSLPLSALTDYAERLSRHDFDAPMPVRSRHEIGQLATTLQNMADEIKGLVGDMQSRVDASTSELRGNLLFTQAIIDNLADGLLVTDINGRISRFNPMLLRMFGFAEDADLGGKDVSLMFPLDLSALAEEAATCGDEVLTAEVALAEGNTGKALARPIQEEESEGAQAACLGAVVVIRDVTREKEIDRMKTDFITTVSHELRTPLTSVLGFAKIIQRRLTDVIFPSLGERPEKKIARAVDQVADNISIIVSEGERLTELINDVLDISKMEAGKIEWRMRETNMGELVRQSMASVEYLLRDKNLDAETDIEPGLPRVRVDRDRLVQVVINLLSNAIKFTEHGRVAVSVRSRQDRLVVSVEDTGAGIPAKDQELVFDRFRQSGDTLTEKPKGTGLGLPICRYIVESHGGTIWVESHPGEGSAFHFSIPVLARAEDETGRAAAPIRRAALNRPQRDDRRPWRLLVVDDDQAVRTYLAQLLRSEGFAVDEAANGLQALDRAVTNPPDLITMDLMMPGMDGGTVITSLRQNAATRRIPVLVITALQDEPVIGADARLLKPIHEDQLLETINALLHNDRLAPRPCMVIAREEHASVKERLPMLCPGQVVTCPPEEIEEKINGGFEGTIFIPASIGGTIDLGKLAKASSVQLVILPE is encoded by the coding sequence ATGAAGCGCCGCATCTCCCCCCTCTTTCAGCGCACCCTGCTGCTGACCATCCTCCTCTTCGGCGTCATCGCCGTGTCCATCTCCGTGCTCTCCGCCTGGAGCCTGCACCGCAACATGACAGAGGAGTACATCAGCAAGGGCGAGGCCATCGCCCAGTCCATCGCCACCTCCTCGGTGGAGGTGCTGCTCAACCGCGACGCCTCCACGGCGCAAGCCATGGTGGACCAGTACCTGGAAATCCACGGCACGGCCTACGTCCTGGTCTCCGATGCCTCGGGCAGGCCCATCGCCCACACCTTCGTGCCCCGGGTGCCGCCCTCTGTGGAGCGGCTGCGTCCCTCACCCAAGGGCTTCACCGTCACCGACATCAAGACCGCCGAGGGCAGCTACATCGACGTCTCCAAACCCATCCTGGCCGGGGTGGCCGGGACGGTGCACGTGGGCATGGACCGGGGCCTCATCCACGAGTACATCCTCGACGCGGTGGCCCGGCAGCAAGCCCTGCTTCTGGCCATCATGGCCGTGGCCATCGTGGCTCTGTACCTGGGGGTGCGGCGGGTCTCCCTGCCCCTGAGCGCCCTCACGGACTACGCCGAACGCCTCTCCCGCCACGACTTCGACGCCCCCATGCCAGTGCGCTCCCGCCACGAGATCGGCCAGCTGGCCACCACGCTCCAGAACATGGCCGACGAGATCAAGGGGCTGGTGGGGGACATGCAAAGCCGGGTGGACGCCTCCACCTCCGAATTGCGCGGAAACCTGCTCTTCACCCAGGCCATCATCGACAACCTGGCCGACGGCCTGCTGGTCACGGACATCAACGGCCGCATCTCCCGCTTCAACCCCATGCTCCTGCGCATGTTCGGCTTCGCCGAGGACGCGGACCTCGGCGGCAAGGACGTCTCCCTGATGTTCCCCCTGGACCTCTCCGCCCTGGCCGAAGAAGCCGCCACCTGCGGCGACGAGGTGCTGACCGCCGAAGTGGCCCTGGCCGAAGGCAACACCGGCAAGGCCCTGGCCCGCCCCATCCAGGAGGAGGAGTCGGAGGGAGCCCAGGCGGCCTGCCTGGGCGCGGTCGTCGTCATCCGCGACGTGACCAGGGAGAAGGAGATCGACCGCATGAAAACCGACTTCATCACTACGGTCTCCCACGAGCTGCGCACCCCGCTGACCTCTGTGCTGGGCTTCGCCAAGATCATCCAGCGCAGGCTGACGGACGTCATCTTCCCCTCCCTGGGTGAACGGCCGGAAAAGAAGATCGCCCGGGCCGTGGACCAAGTGGCGGACAACATTTCCATCATCGTCTCCGAGGGCGAGCGTCTCACCGAGCTGATCAACGATGTGCTGGACATATCCAAGATGGAGGCCGGCAAGATCGAGTGGCGCATGCGCGAGACGAACATGGGCGAACTGGTGCGGCAGTCCATGGCCAGCGTGGAATACCTTCTGCGCGACAAGAACCTGGACGCGGAGACGGACATCGAGCCCGGACTGCCAAGAGTGCGGGTGGACCGCGACCGCTTGGTGCAGGTGGTCATCAACCTCCTCTCCAACGCCATCAAGTTCACGGAGCACGGCCGCGTGGCCGTGTCGGTACGAAGCCGCCAGGACCGCCTCGTGGTGTCGGTGGAGGACACCGGCGCGGGCATCCCGGCCAAGGACCAGGAACTCGTCTTCGACCGCTTCCGCCAGTCCGGCGACACCCTCACGGAAAAGCCCAAGGGCACCGGCCTGGGCCTGCCCATCTGCCGCTACATCGTGGAGTCCCACGGCGGGACCATCTGGGTTGAGAGCCATCCCGGCGAGGGCAGCGCCTTCCACTTCAGCATACCGGTCCTGGCGCGCGCGGAGGACGAAACGGGACGGGCGGCCGCGCCCATCCGGCGGGCGGCCCTGAACCGCCCCCAGCGGGACGACCGGCGCCCCTGGCGGCTATTGGTGGTTGACGACGACCAGGCCGTGCGCACCTACCTGGCGCAGCTGCTGCGTAGCGAGGGCTTCGCGGTGGACGAGGCGGCCAACGGGCTGCAGGCCCTGGACCGCGCCGTGACCAACCCGCCCGACCTCATCACCATGGACCTGATGATGCCCGGCATGGACGGCGGCACGGTCATAACCTCCCTGCGGCAGAACGCCGCCACCCGCCGAATTCCGGTGCTGGTCATCACCGCCCTGCAGGACGAGCCGGTCATCGGAGCGGACGCGCGGCTGCTCAAGCCCATCCACGAGGACCAGCTTCTGGAGACCATCAACGCCCTGCTGCACAACGACCGGCTGGCGCCGAGGCCCTGCATGGTCATCGCCCGCGAGGAGCACGCCTCGGTCAAGGAGCGGCTGCCCATGCTCTGCCCCGGCCAAGTGGTCACTTGCCCGCCGGAGGAGATCGAAGAGAAGATCAACGGCGGCTTCGAGGGCACCATCTTCATCCCCGCCTCCATCGGCGGCACCATCGACCTGGGCAAGCTGGCCAAGGCCAGCAGCGTGCAGCTCGTCATCCTGCCGGAGTAG
- a CDS encoding molybdopterin-containing oxidoreductase family protein: MNTIRTTCTRDCPGTCGLLGRAKNGRLAELRGDPEHPLAQGAACAKATRYPGRVNHPDRLLHPLLRSGGGWSRICWDEALDAVAARLEETIRHHGPEAVLNYQGYGQRTGLMLLVQRFFADLGGVTGLRGSLCGGTGQAAQEMDVGSPRVSHDPADLENAASIVLWGRNPAATQPWLARLVRRCAKAGARVLLVDPLPSETATLAEKRIAPRPGGDLWLALGAALAARRLGGFDMEFIGRRSEHFAAYEAILAAHTEAECAARAGVGEGEPDMLARAYLERPCATLLGWGLHRHEWAHQAVRAIDALGAATGNLGLPGGGVSQGFEEYGPFDPEVAGMGVARRRLLMPRIGRELVGAAPRVRMICVTAANPLAMAPDTNRVAEGFARADFRVYIGHFPDDTARASDLLLPATMFPEELDVVASFGHNHLGPVNPVSEPRGECRPACDMFRDLARRMGLGGHWGRSRREWLRELIRPAAERDGFSLEDVLAGPVRLGEPVVPYRESFPSPTGRFRFLDRLEEETEACDPGAYPLRLLSPGDPKRLNSEAAPDDFQGLPELRVHPEAAHGLADGAEALAVSPVGELRVRVRLDEGLRTDTAVTRRGGWAAQGHGINLLTVDVVSRAGEGTAYYATRIRLEKAD, translated from the coding sequence GTGAACACCATTCGCACAACATGCACGCGCGATTGCCCCGGAACCTGCGGACTCCTCGGCCGGGCGAAGAACGGGCGGCTGGCGGAGCTGCGCGGCGACCCGGAACACCCCCTGGCGCAAGGCGCTGCCTGCGCCAAGGCCACCCGCTATCCCGGGCGGGTCAACCACCCCGACAGGCTGCTGCACCCCTTGCTTCGAAGCGGGGGAGGCTGGTCCCGGATATGCTGGGACGAGGCCTTGGACGCGGTGGCCGCGCGGCTTGAGGAAACCATTCGCCACCACGGCCCGGAGGCCGTGCTCAACTACCAGGGCTACGGCCAGCGCACCGGGCTGATGCTGCTCGTCCAGCGTTTTTTCGCCGACCTCGGCGGCGTGACCGGGTTGCGCGGCAGCCTGTGTGGGGGCACGGGGCAGGCCGCCCAGGAGATGGACGTGGGGTCGCCCCGCGTTTCCCACGATCCGGCCGACCTGGAGAACGCCGCGAGCATCGTGCTGTGGGGGCGCAACCCCGCGGCCACCCAGCCTTGGCTGGCGCGTCTGGTGCGGCGGTGCGCCAAGGCTGGCGCGCGGGTGCTGCTGGTGGATCCCCTGCCCAGCGAGACAGCCACCCTGGCGGAAAAGCGAATCGCCCCCAGGCCGGGTGGCGACCTGTGGCTGGCCCTGGGCGCGGCCCTGGCGGCCCGGCGGCTGGGCGGCTTCGACATGGAGTTCATCGGGCGGCGGAGCGAGCATTTCGCTGCCTACGAAGCCATTCTGGCGGCACACACCGAGGCGGAGTGCGCCGCCCGGGCCGGAGTCGGGGAGGGCGAGCCGGACATGCTGGCCCGGGCGTACCTGGAGCGGCCCTGCGCCACCCTGTTGGGCTGGGGGCTGCACCGGCATGAGTGGGCCCACCAGGCGGTGCGGGCCATCGACGCCCTGGGCGCGGCCACCGGCAATCTGGGGCTGCCCGGCGGTGGCGTCTCCCAGGGGTTCGAGGAGTACGGCCCCTTCGACCCGGAGGTCGCGGGCATGGGTGTGGCTCGCCGCCGCCTGCTCATGCCGCGCATCGGCCGCGAGCTTGTGGGAGCCGCCCCCCGGGTGCGCATGATCTGCGTCACCGCGGCCAACCCCCTGGCCATGGCTCCGGACACCAACCGGGTGGCCGAAGGCTTCGCCCGGGCGGATTTCCGGGTCTACATCGGGCATTTCCCGGACGACACGGCCCGCGCCTCGGACCTGCTGCTGCCAGCCACCATGTTTCCGGAGGAGCTGGATGTGGTGGCCTCCTTCGGCCACAACCACCTCGGCCCGGTCAATCCGGTTTCCGAGCCGCGCGGGGAGTGCCGCCCGGCCTGCGACATGTTCCGCGACCTGGCCCGGCGCATGGGCCTTGGCGGCCACTGGGGCCGCTCCAGGCGGGAGTGGCTGCGGGAGCTCATCCGCCCGGCGGCGGAGCGGGACGGCTTCAGCCTGGAGGACGTGCTGGCCGGGCCGGTGCGGCTGGGCGAGCCCGTGGTCCCCTACCGGGAATCCTTCCCCAGCCCGACGGGCCGCTTCCGCTTCCTGGACAGGCTGGAGGAGGAGACCGAAGCCTGCGATCCCGGGGCCTATCCCCTGCGGCTGCTCAGCCCGGGCGACCCCAAACGGCTGAATTCCGAGGCCGCGCCCGATGACTTCCAGGGGTTGCCGGAACTGCGGGTCCACCCCGAGGCCGCCCACGGCCTGGCTGACGGCGCGGAGGCGCTGGCGGTGAGCCCGGTGGGCGAGCTGCGGGTGCGTGTGCGGCTGGACGAGGGGCTGCGAACGGACACCGCCGTCACCCGCAGGGGTGGCTGGGCCGCCCAAGGGCACGGAATCAACCTGCTCACTGTGGACGTCGTCTCCCGCGCGGGAGAGGGCACGGCCTACTACGCCACGCGCATCCGGCTGGAGAAGGCGGACTGA
- a CDS encoding PAS domain S-box protein: MFVLLAAALYVGGWWILGLWHAGEDERLRLRKTQAAANALWEEVAEYPGRMMRLTSLDPLEYALNGDGPDHRTGVILDAARELLAASAVFLLDDKGMPVMTSPREHIRLVSGNSLAYRSYFREAMQGRPSVSLELSAHFRDIGAYIAAPVHAGRANPVGIAVCKLDSSRFDKILEAHPVPMALLSPEGIVFATNQPDWTLRTAAPLSTDEARRLGPGFRNESVDALPVDISKDRVTHDGRDMLVRRAEMPGLPGWRLAALFPARDLFAPERVLPAASLLMAALAVLALAYRERAHSEDTARLQAERALRRANEQLEERVAARTEELERTNTNLRQEMDARLRAEEEAASFGHMLDASLNEIYLLDPENLRILHANRGAARKLGYDAQRLTSMRLREIIRDFDGLRVPELISPLLSGELEQVELEAEMRHKDGSTSITHGTLQSMDLHGKRVLLLVGADVTSRRRAESALRASEALFRSLVEEAPVGIVLTDLDGRLREVNPAMERMLGYEHGELVGLGLSTLYDADDLRELPLQRQRIIDEGTVRLERRLRRKDGGVFPVLTVARMLSKDAVLLLYQDMTREKRLLRDQEEARIQAENVSLAKSQFLANMSHEIRTPLHGMLGMAELLLADTKNPSLVEEYAGNIREAGTNLLSLLEDILDMARIEADRLSVEEAPVELRPLARSVLGMFAIEAGKRDLSLTFEPAPDLPELVYTDQGRLRQVLVNLVGNAVKFTERGAVTVIARPTEQGSDRVLFEVRDTGPGIPPEQQEAMFEVFRQADASYSRPKAGSGLGLTISRKLAGLLGGWLWVESTPGQGSSFFLTITARPVDSASAPPPAEPRDTSPMRVLLAEDNRVNQLMTRRMLERHGHSVLTASDGDEALDILARERVDLVLMDISMPRLDGLEATRRIRRGGAVLDPSVPVVALTAHAMTGDREEFLAEGMDAYLAKPFEWEDLAWVLADLSPRRE; this comes from the coding sequence GTGTTCGTGTTGCTGGCCGCGGCGCTGTATGTGGGGGGCTGGTGGATCCTCGGCCTGTGGCACGCGGGCGAGGACGAGCGGCTGCGCCTGCGCAAAACACAGGCCGCGGCCAACGCCCTGTGGGAGGAAGTGGCCGAATACCCCGGTCGCATGATGCGCCTGACCTCCCTCGACCCGTTGGAATACGCCCTGAACGGGGACGGACCCGACCACCGCACCGGGGTCATCCTGGACGCTGCCAGGGAACTGCTGGCGGCCAGCGCGGTCTTCCTCCTCGATGACAAGGGCATGCCCGTCATGACCAGCCCCAGGGAGCACATACGGCTCGTTTCCGGCAACTCCCTGGCCTACCGCTCCTACTTCCGCGAGGCCATGCAGGGCCGGCCGTCGGTAAGCCTTGAACTGAGCGCCCACTTCAGGGATATCGGCGCCTACATCGCCGCCCCCGTCCACGCTGGCCGGGCGAACCCGGTGGGCATCGCCGTATGCAAGCTGGACTCCTCCCGTTTCGACAAAATCCTGGAAGCACACCCCGTGCCCATGGCCCTGCTCTCCCCCGAGGGCATCGTCTTCGCCACCAACCAGCCGGACTGGACGCTCCGCACAGCCGCCCCCCTCTCCACGGATGAGGCACGCCGGCTGGGCCCCGGCTTCCGGAACGAGTCGGTGGACGCCCTGCCGGTGGACATCTCCAAGGACCGCGTCACCCACGACGGCAGGGACATGCTGGTGCGGCGGGCGGAAATGCCCGGCTTGCCGGGCTGGCGGCTGGCCGCCCTTTTCCCGGCCAGGGACCTTTTCGCCCCGGAACGGGTCCTCCCGGCGGCATCCCTGCTCATGGCCGCCCTGGCCGTGCTGGCCTTGGCCTACCGCGAGCGCGCCCACAGCGAGGACACGGCCCGCCTCCAGGCGGAACGGGCCCTGCGTCGGGCCAACGAACAGCTGGAGGAGCGGGTGGCCGCCCGCACAGAGGAGTTGGAGCGGACCAACACAAATCTTCGCCAGGAAATGGACGCCCGGCTCCGGGCAGAGGAGGAGGCCGCCTCCTTCGGCCACATGCTGGACGCCTCCCTCAACGAAATCTACCTCCTGGATCCGGAGAATCTCCGCATCCTGCACGCCAACCGGGGCGCCGCCAGGAAGCTGGGCTACGACGCCCAGCGGCTGACCTCCATGCGGCTTAGGGAAATCATCCGCGACTTCGACGGGCTGCGCGTACCCGAGCTGATCTCGCCGTTGCTCTCCGGCGAGCTGGAGCAGGTGGAACTGGAGGCGGAGATGCGCCACAAGGACGGCTCCACTTCAATCACCCACGGCACCCTGCAGAGCATGGACCTGCACGGGAAGCGGGTCCTCCTTCTGGTGGGCGCGGACGTAACCAGCCGCAGGCGGGCCGAGTCCGCCCTGCGCGCCTCCGAGGCCCTCTTCCGCAGCCTGGTGGAGGAAGCCCCGGTGGGCATTGTGCTCACCGACCTCGACGGTCGGCTGCGCGAGGTCAACCCGGCCATGGAGCGGATGCTCGGCTACGAACACGGCGAATTGGTCGGGCTCGGGCTGTCCACCCTCTACGATGCGGACGACCTGCGGGAACTGCCCCTGCAGCGCCAGCGCATCATCGACGAGGGAACGGTGCGGCTTGAACGGCGGCTGCGGCGCAAGGACGGGGGGGTGTTCCCCGTGCTTACCGTGGCCCGCATGCTCTCCAAGGACGCCGTGCTTCTCCTCTACCAGGACATGACCCGCGAGAAACGGCTGCTGCGCGACCAGGAAGAGGCGCGCATCCAGGCGGAGAACGTCTCCCTGGCCAAGAGCCAGTTCCTGGCCAACATGAGCCACGAGATCCGCACTCCCCTGCACGGCATGCTGGGCATGGCCGAACTGCTGCTGGCCGACACGAAAAACCCCTCCCTGGTAGAAGAATACGCCGGGAATATCCGCGAAGCGGGCACGAACCTCCTAAGCCTGCTGGAGGATATCCTGGACATGGCCCGCATCGAGGCGGACAGGCTGTCGGTGGAGGAAGCCCCGGTGGAGTTGCGGCCTTTGGCGCGAAGCGTGCTGGGCATGTTCGCCATCGAGGCGGGCAAGCGGGACCTGAGCCTGACCTTCGAACCGGCCCCGGACCTTCCCGAGTTGGTGTACACCGACCAGGGAAGGCTGCGCCAGGTGCTGGTCAATCTGGTGGGAAACGCGGTCAAGTTCACCGAGCGGGGGGCCGTGACCGTCATCGCGCGGCCCACGGAACAGGGATCGGACCGAGTGCTCTTCGAAGTGCGGGACACCGGGCCGGGCATCCCCCCGGAGCAGCAGGAGGCCATGTTCGAGGTATTCCGCCAGGCCGACGCCTCCTACTCCCGCCCCAAGGCCGGGAGCGGCCTTGGGCTGACCATCTCACGCAAGCTGGCCGGACTGTTGGGTGGATGGCTCTGGGTTGAATCCACGCCCGGCCAGGGCAGTTCCTTCTTTCTGACCATCACCGCCCGCCCCGTTGACTCCGCGTCGGCCCCACCACCGGCCGAACCACGCGACACCTCCCCGATGCGGGTCCTGCTGGCCGAGGACAATCGCGTCAACCAGCTCATGACCCGGCGCATGCTGGAAAGACATGGCCACTCCGTGCTAACCGCCTCGGACGGGGACGAGGCCCTGGACATCCTGGCCCGCGAACGGGTGGACCTGGTGCTCATGGACATCTCCATGCCGCGCCTTGACGGGCTGGAGGCCACGCGGCGCATCCGGCGGGGCGGAGCCGTTCTGGACCCATCGGTGCCGGTGGTGGCGCTCACCGCCCACGCCATGACGGGAGATCGGGAGGAGTTCCTGGCCGAGGGCATGGACGCCTACCTGGCCAAGCCCTTTGAATGGGAGGACCTCGCCTGGGTGCTGGCCGACCTGTCGCCGAGGCGGGAATAG
- a CDS encoding molybdate ABC transporter substrate-binding protein — protein MDAPTIPSQRRDDLIGLDGLDKADLLLFLAGNQFMATPDLLDAFRAAHPGVEHIYCQTLPPGLQLRQILAGKARFDGREITGRADLYVPVSDEAVDELARAGLTEPARCPVYLRNRLALMVAKGNPLDIRSPADLARPGVRLSQPDPELEHIGCHILEMYRRAGGEDLVRTIMEDKKADGSTRPTTVHHRETPRRILDGEADAGPVWITEGLHAARQGLDLETVELPEDLDMRDQAAYRACPVSSGRNPVNARTFTDFLFSQEARDIFRHFGFLPENRPATPPGP, from the coding sequence ATGGACGCGCCGACCATTCCCTCTCAGCGACGCGACGACCTCATCGGCCTTGACGGCCTGGACAAGGCCGACCTTCTTCTCTTTCTGGCCGGCAACCAGTTCATGGCCACGCCGGACCTGCTGGACGCCTTCCGCGCCGCCCATCCCGGGGTGGAACACATCTACTGCCAGACCCTGCCGCCGGGTCTGCAGCTGCGCCAGATACTCGCGGGCAAGGCCCGGTTCGACGGCCGGGAAATCACCGGCCGGGCCGACCTCTACGTGCCCGTCTCCGACGAGGCCGTTGACGAACTCGCCCGCGCCGGGCTGACCGAGCCCGCCCGCTGCCCTGTCTACCTGCGCAATCGGCTGGCTCTCATGGTCGCCAAGGGCAACCCCCTGGACATCCGCTCCCCGGCCGATCTTGCCCGGCCCGGCGTGCGGCTCTCGCAGCCCGACCCTGAGCTGGAGCACATCGGCTGCCACATTTTGGAGATGTACCGCCGAGCGGGCGGCGAGGATCTGGTGCGGACAATCATGGAGGACAAAAAGGCGGATGGCTCAACCAGGCCGACCACCGTGCACCACCGCGAAACGCCGCGCCGCATCCTGGACGGCGAGGCCGACGCCGGGCCGGTCTGGATCACCGAGGGGCTGCACGCCGCCCGTCAGGGACTGGACCTGGAGACGGTGGAACTCCCCGAGGACCTGGACATGCGCGACCAAGCGGCCTACCGCGCCTGCCCCGTCTCCTCCGGCCGCAACCCGGTGAACGCCAGGACCTTCACCGATTTCCTCTTCAGCCAAGAAGCCCGCGACATCTTCCGCCACTTCGGCTTTCTGCCGGAAAATCGCCCCGCTACCCCACCCGGCCCATGA
- a CDS encoding arginase family protein yields the protein MGAALRGGSFPLLLGGEHTVSVGAFAALAESGRDVGVVQVDAHADLREEYEGSRWSHACVMRRAVELSLPVFQVGVRAMCREEHEFRRQARIPHLDGKTALKRGVHGPMLPKDFPREVWLTFDVDGLDPSLMPATGTPVPGGLDWRLAMAVLDRIGLEDRRLLGADVVELAPITGLHHPDFTAARLCYEIMGRVG from the coding sequence GTGGGCGCGGCCCTGAGGGGCGGCTCGTTTCCCCTGCTGTTGGGCGGGGAGCACACCGTGAGCGTGGGGGCCTTCGCCGCTCTGGCCGAGTCGGGCCGGGACGTGGGCGTGGTGCAGGTGGACGCCCACGCCGACCTGCGGGAGGAATACGAGGGCAGCAGGTGGTCGCACGCCTGCGTCATGCGCCGGGCGGTTGAGCTAAGCCTGCCGGTGTTCCAGGTGGGCGTGCGGGCCATGTGCCGGGAGGAGCACGAGTTCCGGCGTCAGGCGCGGATTCCGCACCTGGATGGCAAAACGGCGCTCAAGCGCGGCGTGCATGGGCCCATGCTGCCCAAGGATTTTCCCCGGGAGGTCTGGCTGACCTTTGACGTCGACGGCCTGGATCCCTCGCTGATGCCCGCCACGGGCACGCCGGTGCCTGGCGGGCTGGACTGGCGGTTGGCCATGGCCGTGCTGGACCGCATCGGCCTGGAGGACAGGCGCTTGCTAGGCGCGGACGTGGTGGAATTGGCCCCCATCACCGGCCTGCACCACCCGGACTTCACCGCCGCCCGGCTGTGCTACGAGATCATGGGCCGGGTGGGGTAG
- a CDS encoding IS5 family transposase: protein MGKRVQSWEVSDEFWAIVEPHIPVPQHDTTRKYKRKPGGGGKPLPPRRVFEAIVYVLRTGIQWKALPKEVFGSPSSIHAYFRKWEKQGFFLSLWQAGLAEYDEMMGIAWEWQAVDGGALKAPLACEAGGRNPTDRGKKGSKRHILVDERGVPLSIVVTGANRHDVSQLENVLKGKVVGGPFEPEVVDNLCADAGYTGDNARQVIENAGYLPHVRPRGEEIAEKERNPEFKPRRWVVEVSLSWLNRFRKLLVRFEKLHSAHLALTHLAAAIIIALRKTGIIYG from the coding sequence ATGGGAAAGCGAGTTCAATCTTGGGAAGTTTCTGATGAATTCTGGGCTATTGTCGAGCCGCACATTCCTGTACCTCAACATGATACCACGAGGAAATACAAGCGAAAACCAGGGGGCGGTGGAAAGCCTCTCCCGCCTCGGAGAGTTTTTGAGGCCATCGTATATGTTTTGCGCACTGGGATTCAATGGAAGGCCTTACCCAAAGAAGTGTTTGGGAGCCCAAGCTCTATCCATGCCTATTTCAGAAAGTGGGAAAAGCAAGGCTTTTTTCTGTCGCTTTGGCAAGCAGGTCTCGCTGAATATGATGAAATGATGGGGATTGCTTGGGAATGGCAAGCCGTTGACGGGGGTGCGCTTAAAGCACCTTTGGCCTGTGAGGCGGGTGGCAGAAATCCGACAGACCGGGGAAAAAAAGGTTCCAAACGCCACATTCTTGTGGACGAGCGTGGCGTCCCGTTGTCGATCGTTGTAACAGGCGCAAATCGACATGATGTATCCCAGTTGGAGAATGTGTTGAAAGGCAAAGTCGTGGGCGGGCCTTTCGAGCCAGAGGTGGTAGATAACCTCTGTGCCGATGCAGGCTACACCGGCGACAACGCACGGCAAGTAATTGAGAACGCAGGGTATCTCCCCCATGTTCGGCCGCGTGGTGAAGAGATCGCAGAGAAGGAACGCAACCCTGAATTCAAGCCACGAAGGTGGGTTGTAGAAGTGAGCCTGTCTTGGCTTAATCGCTTCAGGAAGCTTCTGGTCAGGTTTGAAAAGCTGCATTCAGCTCATTTGGCATTAACCCATTTGGCGGCCGCCATCATCATCGCTCTGAGAAAGACAGGAATTATTTACGGATAA
- a CDS encoding peroxiredoxin, protein MSCGKEHHHGHEHGHHPIQHAKVGKPIEHFEMKVFDPEEGFFADFSSEKTLAEGKWIVLVFYPADFTFVCPTELADLAEKHEELKKLGCELVSVSTDTEFTHMAWKNDERLLQNVRYKMGADPTGKVSRYFGVYDCDTGLALRGTFIINPEGMLVGSETTYYNVGRNADELVRKMQANTYLKENPNEACPAKWTPGEKTLTPSEIQVGKVYESLNE, encoded by the coding sequence ATGAGTTGCGGCAAGGAACACCATCACGGCCACGAACACGGACACCACCCCATCCAACACGCCAAGGTCGGCAAGCCCATCGAACACTTCGAAATGAAGGTATTCGACCCCGAGGAGGGATTCTTCGCCGACTTCTCCTCGGAAAAGACCCTGGCCGAGGGCAAGTGGATCGTCCTCGTCTTCTACCCCGCCGACTTCACCTTCGTCTGTCCCACCGAGCTGGCGGACCTCGCGGAAAAACACGAGGAACTGAAGAAACTCGGCTGCGAGCTGGTCTCCGTGTCCACCGACACCGAGTTCACCCACATGGCCTGGAAAAACGACGAGCGCCTGCTGCAGAACGTACGCTACAAGATGGGCGCAGACCCCACGGGCAAGGTCTCCCGCTACTTCGGCGTGTACGACTGCGACACCGGCCTGGCCCTGCGCGGCACCTTCATCATCAACCCCGAAGGCATGCTCGTGGGTTCCGAAACCACCTACTACAACGTGGGCCGCAATGCCGACGAACTCGTGCGGAAAATGCAGGCCAATACCTACCTCAAGGAAAACCCCAACGAGGCCTGCCCGGCCAAATGGACCCCGGGCGAAAAAACCCTCACCCCCTCCGAAATCCAGGTCGGCAAGGTCTACGAATCCCTCAACGAGTAG